The DNA sequence TCCACATCGAACACGCCACGTTGCAGGTCGAACCCGCAGCGTCGAAGGGCGATTGCGGTCCGGCCCACTGGTGACCTTAGGTGTGACTTAAGTTTCGTGACCTGGCCGAGATAGTCGCCCGAATATGTCACGAAATGTCAGTTGATCACCGCGGTAGCAGTCCCCCAGCCCCGGGACAGCTACCGGTAGGCTCGGCCGCGGCCTCCGCCGGGCGGCGCCCCTCGGCGCCTGCGGCGGCCGTCGCCTAATCGCCTTGGCGAGCCGGGGAACCATCGTTACTCGGGGTGCATCCGCGACAGCGGTAGGGATCTTCCGTCCCGAACCCGTCAGCTAACCCGGTCGGCGGCTGACGGAAGGACTGTTCGTGAGGTTGAGAGACAAAGGGCTCCTGGCCGCGCTGCTGGCTGTCGCCGTCGCGTTCGGCGCGGCGCCGGCGACCGCCGCGCCGGTCGGCAGCGTCCCGGCCCGGCAGGCACTGGCGCCGGGCGACATCGACGAGGGCGGCACCAAGAAGCTGCGCGACCAGCTCGACGCCGCCACCAAGGGGTACGTCGACGCCAAGGCGGCGCTCGACAACTCCACCAAGCGCCAGCAGGAACTCGACGCCCGACTGAAGACCATCGGCGAGGAGCTGACCGTACGCGGGCAGGCGGTCGGCGAGCTGGCCTCGCGGGCCTACCGCACCGGCCGCATCGGCCCGATCGCCGCCCTGCTGAACACCAGCTCACCGGAGGGCTTCCTCGACCGGACCACGGCGCTGGGCAACCTCGCCGCCAGCGAGGACCGGCAGCTGCGGCTGCTCCAGGAGACGCAGGATCAGGAGACCCGCGCCCGCGCGGCGATCGACAACGAGATCCGCGAGCAGAAGAAGCAGCTCGCCACCATGGAGCAGCGCAAGAAGCAGGCCGAACGGGCGCTGGCCGAGGCCGGCAGCGGCCAGTCCAGCTCCGGCGTGCAGGGCTCGGGCTCCGGGTCGGGGTCGGCGACGGCGAAGCCGGCACCACGCAACGCCAACGGCTCGTGGCCCAGCGAGAGTTGCTCGATCAAGGACCCGACCACCTCGGGCTGCATCACGCCACGCACGCTGCACGCGCTCAACCAGGCGAAGGCGGCCGGCTACACCCGGTACGTCTCCTGCTTCCGCAACGGCGGCTCCGGTGAGCACCCGAAGGGGCGGGCCTGCGACTTCGCCGCCCAGAAGGGTGGCTTCGGGGGCGTGGCGACCGGCGGCGACCGGACGTACGGCAACAACCTGGCGGCGTACTACGTCAACAACGCCAGCCGGCTCGGTGTGCTGTACGTGATCTGGTTCAAGCAGATCTGGTTGCCCGGCAGCGGCTGGCGGGCCTACCAGGGCGGCGGCGACCCGTCCAGCGACCACACAAACCACGTACACCTGTCGGTGTACTAGCGCACAGCGGGCCGATGGCCGGGCCGCCCCGTCGGGGCGGCCCGGCCATCGACGTCACCGGCCGAGGATGCCGGCGAGGACGGCCCGGATGCCCGGCCGGGGGTCGAAGTCGGCGACCGGCATCGACAGCTCGTGCAGCATGACGCCGTCCAGGTGGTCCATGACCAGTCGGGTGTCCCGCGCCGGGTCGGTCGAGCCGAGGGCGCGCAGCCACACCACACCCCACCCGACGATCACGCTCTGGCCGCGCCGCAGCTCGGCCTGCAGCGCCGGCCGTACGGCGGCTTCGAGGCTGAGCGCGTACCGGGCGAGGGTGCGGTGCCGGCCCGGTCCGGTGGCGTACCGGACGAAGTCGGCGAGCGCGCCGGCCAGTTCGTCGACGTCGCGCGGCCGGACGGTGGCGGCGAGTCCCTGCCAGTCGACCCGGTCGAGTTCGACGAGCCGGGTGACGATGCCGGCGAGAAGCGCCTCGCGGGTGCGGAAGTGGTTGGAGGCGGAGCCGGCCGGCAGTCCGGCCTGAGCGTCGACGGCACGGTGGGTGAGGTTGCGCGGGCCGCCGGTGCCCAGCACCGAGATCGCGGCGTCCAGTAGTTGGTCCTGCCTGCTCGGCATGTGCTCACCCTAACAACTACATCTGTAGTGTCGACAACTACATCCGTAGTACGGTGGCGGCATGAGCGAGGGGGACGCATGACACGGTCAGCGGCGATCATCGGCGGCGGAATCGGCGGGCTCGCCACGGCCATCCGGCTGCACCACGCCGGCTGGGCGGTACGGGTCTTCGAGCGGTCGTCCCACCGGCCCGCGACCGGCACCGCGCTCGGCATGTGGCCGCCGGCCCTGCGGGCACTGGACACGTTGGGGATCGGAGCACGGGTACGCGAGATCGGTGCCCCGCAGCGCGGCGGGTCACTCCGGCGCCCGGACGGCAGCCGGATCGGTGACCTCGACACGGCCGCGATGGTCCGGCGCAGCGGTGACACCGTCCACCTGATCTCCCGCCCGGCACTCGTCGGCCTGCTCGCGGACGCGCTGCCGGCCGGGATCGTCGAGCTGGGCACCGAGGTGACGAACGGGGGTGGCCGGTTGGACCTGGCGGCCCTGCGCGCCGGCCACGACGTGGTCGTGGTCGCCGACGGCGTCTTCAGCCGGATCCGTACCGCCGTGTTCGGGGCGGCGACGCGACCGCGTTACGTGGGCGCGACCGCCTGGCGCGGCACGGTCGACGGTGCCGTGGAGGCGCTGACCGAGACGTGGGGGCCGGGCCGGCGGTTCGGCACCACGCCGCGCGAGGACGGCCGGACCAACTGGTACGCGACCCTGCTCACCCCGGAGGGCACCCGCTTCCCGCAGGGGGATCTGGCGGCGCTGCGGGACACGTTCGCCGGGTGGCACGAGGGGGTGCGCCGCGTCCTCGACACGGTCTCGCCGGACGAGATGCTCCGGCACGACCTCTACGACCTTGACCGTCCACTGCGGACGTACGTCGAGGGGACCGTCGCACTCGTCGGCGACGCCGCGCACGCCATGACCCCGGACCTGGGACGCGGGGCGTGCGAGGCACTGATCGACGGGGTGACGATCGCCGACCGGCTGACCGGGACGGACGACGTG is a window from the Polymorphospora rubra genome containing:
- a CDS encoding coiled-coil domain-containing protein gives rise to the protein MRLRDKGLLAALLAVAVAFGAAPATAAPVGSVPARQALAPGDIDEGGTKKLRDQLDAATKGYVDAKAALDNSTKRQQELDARLKTIGEELTVRGQAVGELASRAYRTGRIGPIAALLNTSSPEGFLDRTTALGNLAASEDRQLRLLQETQDQETRARAAIDNEIREQKKQLATMEQRKKQAERALAEAGSGQSSSGVQGSGSGSGSATAKPAPRNANGSWPSESCSIKDPTTSGCITPRTLHALNQAKAAGYTRYVSCFRNGGSGEHPKGRACDFAAQKGGFGGVATGGDRTYGNNLAAYYVNNASRLGVLYVIWFKQIWLPGSGWRAYQGGGDPSSDHTNHVHLSVY
- a CDS encoding TetR/AcrR family transcriptional regulator, whose product is MPSRQDQLLDAAISVLGTGGPRNLTHRAVDAQAGLPAGSASNHFRTREALLAGIVTRLVELDRVDWQGLAATVRPRDVDELAGALADFVRYATGPGRHRTLARYALSLEAAVRPALQAELRRGQSVIVGWGVVWLRALGSTDPARDTRLVMDHLDGVMLHELSMPVADFDPRPGIRAVLAGILGR
- a CDS encoding FAD-dependent monooxygenase, whose amino-acid sequence is MTRSAAIIGGGIGGLATAIRLHHAGWAVRVFERSSHRPATGTALGMWPPALRALDTLGIGARVREIGAPQRGGSLRRPDGSRIGDLDTAAMVRRSGDTVHLISRPALVGLLADALPAGIVELGTEVTNGGGRLDLAALRAGHDVVVVADGVFSRIRTAVFGAATRPRYVGATAWRGTVDGAVEALTETWGPGRRFGTTPREDGRTNWYATLLTPEGTRFPQGDLAALRDTFAGWHEGVRRVLDTVSPDEMLRHDLYDLDRPLRTYVEGTVALVGDAAHAMTPDLGRGACEALIDGVTIADRLTGTDDVRAALAAYDRERRRPTQRLARIAGLMGRLAQARRFTGIRDVAVRAATAFGPPA